AGTTAGGATGCCTTTCATCTTTTCTATTTTCACCTCATTGTCTTTTGCTTTAGTGGATTTAAATGTCCTCATATTGAATGTCCTCAATGGCCTGTTTTCTGTTAATTCTGTGCGTTTTCATGTGAATTTGTCAGTGCATAAtgtcctgttttatttattttattttattttattttatttttctcatcctGCAACCATAAAACTAACCAGCGTCCTCGTGTGACGTCATCACGCTACCGGCTACCGGGCCAATCAAATACGGTGACGTCATCGCGCGACCGACCCTATCAGATCACTTTTGCAAAGTTTTGCCGCGAGAAGCGCAGGAGTCGGACTGTcggtgtgtgttttctgtaaaaaaaaataacccaataaCTTATTAATCAAAGATACTAATCGATACTTTACTAACTTACTAACTTGTTAGTGAAGCTCCGCGGCCCCCGGTGTGTGCTGAAGTCTTTCCCGGAGCACAGAGGCTCCTCAGCGGGCACAAAGCGCAGCAGCTCGCGCTGTTGTTGTCGTCGGAGCGTTAGCCGCTAGCCGGTAGCTAACATGTTAGCTCCTCCAGGTAACAGCTTCCGGCCGTagactcacctgtctgtccccGCTGTCTCACTGCTGCTCCCCGGCTAGCTAACATCTCCTGTCCGCGGCCTGACCTCATGGATCCCGGTGGAAGTGAACTGGACTCCAGCCTGCCTCAGCCCGAGAACCCGTGTCTGATCGTGGAGGACTCCCAGCCGGACAGCGTCGCCCTGGAGGACGACCCCGAGAGCAGCTACCGAGCCCTGCTGGCCCGCCGCCTGTCCAGCCTGCAGCCCACCGCCCGCAGCCCGGTCCTGGTAAGCTGCAGACTCATCCCAGTAACCCAGAACCGGGGCTAGCCTGAAGTGTCTGCTCCAGCGTGCACGGAGGTTCACTTTACCTGAGAAAACTGCTATTACTAGTACTATCAGTACTACTActcctactactactactaacagATAGgacttataaaataaaaaaatcctttatta
This genomic interval from Plectropomus leopardus isolate mb unplaced genomic scaffold, YSFRI_Pleo_2.0 unplaced_scaffold2956, whole genome shotgun sequence contains the following:
- the LOC121938461 gene encoding TP53-binding protein 1-like encodes the protein MDPGGSELDSSLPQPENPCLIVEDSQPDSVALEDDPESSYRALLARRLSSLQPTARSPVLELISSPLGSRCSQTDSQSESSQSNSQAEP